The following proteins are encoded in a genomic region of Fundidesulfovibrio soli:
- the rfaD gene encoding ADP-glyceromanno-heptose 6-epimerase: MIVVTGGAGFIGSAVVWKLNALGQGDVLVVDALGTGEKWRNLPGLRYSEYRHKDDFRRSLAQGGNPSRVEAVVHMGACSATTERDADYLHDNNTRYSLELCRWCLENGVRFINASSAATYGDGAQGFQDGSEGLERLRPMNMYGYSKHLFDLAARREGWLDRVASLKFFNVYGPNEYHKGDMRSVACKAFEQISAGGPVRLFRSHRDGWEDGGQLRDFVYVKDCAEVVCWLLEHPEVGGVFNVGTGKARSFRDLALAVYAAMGEKPRIEYVDMPEAIRDTYQYFTEAPMDRLREAGYHAPFTSLEDGVGDYVRGYLEAQTPWL; this comes from the coding sequence ATGATCGTGGTCACCGGGGGAGCCGGGTTCATCGGAAGCGCGGTGGTCTGGAAGCTCAACGCGCTGGGGCAGGGCGACGTCCTGGTGGTGGACGCGCTGGGCACGGGCGAGAAGTGGCGCAACCTCCCGGGCCTGCGCTACAGCGAATACCGCCACAAGGACGACTTCCGGCGCTCCCTGGCCCAGGGCGGCAATCCGTCTCGGGTGGAGGCCGTGGTGCACATGGGGGCCTGCAGCGCCACCACGGAGCGCGACGCGGACTACCTCCACGACAACAACACCCGCTACAGCCTGGAGCTGTGCCGCTGGTGCCTGGAGAACGGGGTGCGCTTCATCAACGCTTCCAGCGCCGCCACCTACGGCGACGGCGCCCAGGGCTTCCAGGACGGCTCCGAGGGGCTGGAGCGCCTGCGCCCCATGAACATGTACGGTTACTCCAAGCACCTGTTCGACCTGGCCGCCAGGCGCGAGGGCTGGCTGGACAGGGTGGCCAGCCTGAAGTTCTTCAACGTCTACGGCCCCAACGAATACCACAAGGGCGACATGCGCAGCGTGGCCTGCAAGGCCTTCGAGCAGATCAGCGCGGGCGGGCCGGTGCGGTTGTTCCGCTCCCACCGCGACGGCTGGGAGGACGGCGGCCAGCTGCGGGATTTCGTCTACGTCAAGGATTGCGCCGAGGTGGTCTGCTGGCTTTTGGAGCACCCCGAGGTGGGCGGCGTCTTCAACGTGGGCACGGGCAAGGCCCGCAGCTTCCGGGACCTGGCCCTGGCCGTGTACGCCGCCATGGGCGAGAAGCCCCGCATCGAATACGTGGACATGCCCGAGGCCATCCGCGACACCTACCAGTACTTCACCGAGGCGCCCATGGACCGCCTGCGCGAGGCAGGGTACCACGCGCCGTTCACCTCCCTGGAGGACGGCGTGGGGGATTATGTGCGGGGGTATCTTGAAGCGCAGACGCCCTGGCTGTGA
- a CDS encoding phosphoenolpyruvate carboxykinase (ATP) has protein sequence MHIFDQFEQAARTIYTQAADDERIVHNPGPDRLRRISLQEPDVFETVYGNLVAITEPTSRAKPFTRNNIDDEFGQAELDLLQQAVTNLQDQPLICLDVLIRDEATPVTARLIVPRRFAHIAYGGLKLFGPRVNDVTDPTYQVIFFHDEAWAGNSSKVLPEKDITIRLALGESGRMIKFVRNSSYLGEWKKGVFAGEDWRAKLGREGIFLHSGCRRDTLQMSNGDMQTKTSLFVALSANGKTSLTCRVLARNIGEESWLVQDDGGILKRDGSFHGFEQGGIYAKTDGLTPSEQIETFYGALKPDAYLENVHVTADKGLDFFNIERTSNGRAVIERRDFMHAARFIAVNEVDNLFIITRGPTIPAVAKLSPWQATAFMVLGQSMESSAGDPTQAGKIKNVFFYDPFLAGDRVEHAHLFHEILKWNPHIDCYLLNTGGVGEGEHYHKITLHDTVNILESILRGDLEDWEICEATGLKVPRAVRGVESILLQPEKLYSKAEFEQRQSELFATRKAILESYPGLDKAIVTSIKK, from the coding sequence ATGCATATTTTCGATCAGTTCGAGCAGGCAGCCAGAACGATCTATACCCAGGCGGCCGACGATGAACGCATCGTCCACAACCCCGGACCTGACCGCCTGCGGCGCATAAGCCTTCAGGAACCCGATGTTTTCGAGACGGTCTACGGCAACCTTGTCGCCATCACGGAGCCCACCTCCCGGGCCAAGCCCTTCACCCGGAACAACATCGACGACGAGTTCGGCCAGGCCGAGCTGGACCTGCTCCAGCAGGCCGTGACCAACCTGCAAGACCAGCCGCTGATCTGCCTGGACGTGCTCATCCGCGACGAGGCCACCCCGGTCACCGCGCGCCTCATCGTGCCACGCCGCTTCGCCCACATCGCCTACGGCGGGCTCAAGCTCTTCGGGCCGCGCGTCAACGACGTCACGGACCCCACCTACCAGGTGATCTTCTTCCACGACGAAGCCTGGGCGGGCAACTCCTCCAAGGTGCTGCCCGAGAAGGACATCACCATCCGCCTGGCGCTTGGCGAATCGGGCCGGATGATCAAGTTCGTGCGCAACTCCAGCTACCTGGGCGAGTGGAAGAAGGGCGTCTTCGCCGGGGAGGACTGGCGCGCCAAGCTCGGGCGCGAGGGCATCTTCCTGCACTCGGGCTGCCGCCGCGACACCCTGCAGATGAGCAACGGCGACATGCAGACCAAGACCTCGCTGTTCGTGGCGCTCTCCGCCAACGGCAAGACCTCGCTGACCTGCCGGGTGCTGGCCCGCAACATCGGCGAGGAATCCTGGCTGGTGCAGGACGACGGCGGCATCCTCAAGCGAGACGGCTCGTTCCACGGTTTCGAGCAGGGCGGCATCTACGCCAAGACCGACGGCCTGACCCCGAGCGAGCAGATCGAGACCTTCTACGGTGCGCTCAAGCCCGACGCCTACCTGGAGAACGTGCACGTCACCGCCGACAAGGGGCTCGACTTCTTCAACATCGAGCGCACCTCCAACGGCCGCGCCGTCATCGAGCGGCGCGACTTCATGCACGCCGCCCGCTTCATCGCGGTGAACGAGGTGGACAACCTGTTCATCATCACGCGCGGGCCCACCATCCCGGCGGTGGCCAAGCTCTCGCCCTGGCAGGCCACAGCCTTCATGGTGCTGGGCCAGTCCATGGAGTCCTCCGCGGGGGATCCCACCCAGGCGGGCAAGATCAAGAACGTCTTCTTCTACGACCCCTTCCTGGCCGGGGACCGCGTGGAGCACGCCCACCTGTTTCACGAGATCCTCAAGTGGAACCCACACATCGACTGCTACCTGCTGAACACCGGCGGCGTGGGCGAGGGCGAGCACTACCACAAGATCACCCTGCACGACACGGTGAACATCCTGGAATCCATCCTGCGCGGCGACCTGGAGGACTGGGAGATCTGCGAGGCCACCGGGCTCAAGGTGCCCAGGGCCGTGCGCGGGGTGGAGTCCATCCTGCTGCAGCCGGAGAAGCTCTACTCCAAGGCGGAGTTCGAACAAAGGCAGAGCGAGCTGTTCGCCACCAGGAAGGCCATCCTGGAGTCCTACCCGGGGCTGGACAAGGCCATCGTGACCTCCATCAAGAAATAG
- a CDS encoding HDIG domain-containing metalloprotein, which translates to MRYNILKLAPRRQVPANPMCTTLSRKSRRYMVMHPEITPEDVELLRAQGMNEEDLDHSLTVAELALDIAERTGAALDMRLVARGALFHDLGKTVTHAIEHGKLGAELGAKLGLPPEVCAVMEKHIRGGLSEAEALEFGLPVKDYALHRLEERVIIYADRLVDIITEGKVPLSGPRDAEDRFEEILAAYPKYGKNAVTMARYFGYHREIQGLIAAAENISSPA; encoded by the coding sequence ATGCGCTACAACATACTCAAGCTGGCGCCCCGCCGACAGGTTCCGGCCAACCCCATGTGTACAACCCTCTCCCGCAAGAGCCGGAGGTATATGGTCATGCATCCCGAAATCACCCCAGAGGACGTCGAACTGCTGCGCGCCCAAGGCATGAACGAGGAAGACCTGGACCACTCCCTGACCGTGGCCGAACTGGCCCTGGACATAGCGGAGAGGACCGGCGCGGCCCTGGACATGCGCCTGGTGGCGCGCGGCGCCCTCTTCCACGACCTGGGCAAGACGGTGACCCACGCCATCGAGCACGGAAAACTCGGCGCGGAGCTGGGCGCGAAGCTCGGCCTGCCGCCCGAAGTCTGCGCGGTGATGGAAAAACACATTCGGGGAGGACTCAGCGAGGCCGAAGCCCTGGAGTTCGGGCTGCCCGTCAAGGATTACGCGCTGCACCGCCTGGAGGAGCGCGTCATCATCTATGCGGACAGGCTGGTGGACATCATCACGGAGGGGAAGGTGCCCCTGAGCGGCCCGCGCGACGCGGAGGACCGCTTCGAGGAAATCCTGGCGGCCTACCCCAAATACGGGAAGAACGCCGTCACCATGGCCCGCTACTTCGGCTATCACCGGGAGATTCAGGGGCTCATCGCGGCCGCGGAGAACATCTCCTCCCCGGCCTGA
- a CDS encoding PEP/pyruvate-binding domain-containing protein produces the protein MSLFGFLRKKNACLLLADPEDRAARKYRHFRDMLAENNAVLDGLAALEQTFYGGEPFTTGAVRGACRAIVESTRCMADSLNDLSQRRHEGLYPALDAVLAGALAALEPSTDAQEGPAAAPLVVPLSAAGGTGDTAAQDALLGGKGSKLALVRSVAALPTPDGFVLTTAAFRLFLRASGLEELAAKELEPVSPLDLPDLEARSLRLRQAVRDAPFPPEISSELAAALKALTAARGPGLTLAVRSSAVGEDGAASFAGQYESVLNVAPQDLEAACRMVFASKYSPHAILYRLRHGLEDADAPMAVLVLAMVHSKVSGVLYTVDPSFPASPASPSGGVMRLDAVEGLGEKLVSGEARPSAYALSREPLKVLSRPEAALLTDAQALELARMGLALEAFFGSPQDVEWCLDQDGSLVVVQSRPLGAQEQDETPAQIQDQAGADWAAGLKVILQGGTAASSGAASGEVVRVEGAVPESIPEGAILAARNAAPELAALLDRAGGVVTAMGGAASHLASVAREMGIPALFGLPGCPEAFSPGQVVTLDATGGRVLEGRAELPPSSRPRSRLVDSPMHRRLRAALDLLAPLTLTDPDSADFKPENCRTLHDVVRYAHEMGMREMFGLCDSAGDDDLPVARLKAQIPLILYCVDLGGGLRENLTTCDDITPDDLRSVPMLAVWRGFTHPGITWSGTIAFDAKSFMTLMASSATAEVGGGAPGGDSYAMLGRDYLNLSARFGYHFANVDAFCGGQPSQNHVTLRFAGGAGGFTGKCLRVAFLSRVLARLGFTVDASGDVLDGSLKGAPQQQTEDALDQLGRLLACSRLLDMAITGQAEVESMAEAFLRGDYDLLAKRRENPLPEFHLALGDWECLPDGAGRCVARQDGSEWATGLSKGLASLMGRLSGGRYQRFLDTVEAYFHFPLAVAKGSEMGDGRAALMVRPVAGVIDQAAGLAFAVRSAGTYLVLRVNALEDNLMLFAFKDGRRTELASARLPVETGRWRELAVEVRGGAVTGFVDGKPYIVHHFDQPPVGLVGLWSKADSVAEFAELTRSGEGMEKRYLAAVPQEGAAPAETAGPSEQKAT, from the coding sequence ATGAGTCTGTTCGGATTTCTCAGGAAAAAGAACGCCTGCCTGCTCCTGGCCGACCCGGAGGACAGGGCCGCCCGCAAGTACCGCCATTTCCGCGACATGCTCGCGGAAAACAACGCGGTGCTCGACGGGCTCGCGGCCCTGGAGCAGACCTTCTACGGGGGCGAGCCCTTCACCACCGGCGCGGTGCGGGGCGCCTGCCGCGCCATCGTGGAGTCCACCCGGTGCATGGCCGATTCCCTCAACGACCTCTCGCAGCGCCGCCATGAGGGGCTCTATCCCGCGCTGGACGCGGTGCTGGCCGGAGCCCTGGCCGCCCTGGAGCCGAGCACGGACGCACAGGAAGGCCCCGCCGCAGCCCCCTTGGTTGTCCCGCTTTCGGCGGCGGGCGGGACGGGCGACACCGCAGCGCAGGACGCCCTGCTCGGTGGCAAGGGCTCCAAGCTGGCCCTGGTGCGCAGCGTCGCAGCCCTGCCGACCCCGGACGGTTTCGTACTGACCACCGCCGCATTCCGGCTGTTCCTGCGCGCCTCCGGGCTGGAGGAGCTGGCGGCGAAAGAGCTGGAGCCCGTCTCCCCCCTGGACCTGCCGGACCTGGAGGCCCGCTCGCTCAGGCTGCGCCAGGCCGTGCGGGATGCCCCCTTCCCGCCGGAGATCAGCAGCGAACTCGCGGCCGCCCTGAAGGCCCTGACAGCCGCGCGAGGCCCGGGGCTCACGCTGGCCGTGCGCTCCAGCGCCGTGGGCGAGGACGGCGCGGCCAGCTTCGCCGGTCAGTACGAGTCCGTGCTGAACGTGGCCCCGCAAGACCTGGAGGCCGCGTGCCGCATGGTCTTCGCCAGCAAGTATTCCCCCCACGCCATCCTCTACCGGCTGCGCCACGGCCTCGAGGACGCGGACGCGCCCATGGCCGTGCTGGTGCTGGCCATGGTCCACAGCAAGGTGAGCGGCGTGCTGTACACGGTCGATCCGTCTTTCCCGGCCTCCCCGGCCTCCCCGTCTGGCGGCGTCATGCGCCTGGACGCGGTGGAGGGCCTGGGGGAGAAGCTGGTCTCTGGCGAGGCCAGGCCGTCGGCCTACGCCCTCTCGCGCGAGCCGCTGAAGGTGCTCTCGCGCCCGGAAGCCGCCCTGCTCACCGACGCCCAGGCCCTGGAGCTTGCGCGCATGGGCCTTGCGCTGGAGGCGTTTTTCGGCTCCCCCCAGGACGTGGAGTGGTGCCTGGATCAGGACGGCTCGCTGGTGGTGGTGCAGTCCAGGCCGCTGGGCGCGCAGGAACAGGACGAGACCCCGGCCCAGATCCAAGACCAGGCCGGCGCGGACTGGGCGGCGGGGCTCAAGGTGATCCTGCAGGGTGGAACCGCGGCCAGCTCCGGGGCCGCCAGCGGCGAGGTCGTGCGCGTCGAGGGCGCGGTGCCCGAATCCATCCCGGAGGGGGCCATCCTCGCGGCCCGCAACGCCGCCCCCGAGCTGGCCGCCCTGCTGGACCGGGCGGGCGGCGTGGTCACCGCCATGGGCGGTGCGGCCAGCCATCTGGCCTCCGTGGCGCGGGAGATGGGCATACCGGCCCTGTTCGGCCTGCCCGGCTGCCCCGAGGCCTTCAGCCCCGGCCAGGTCGTCACTCTGGACGCCACGGGCGGGCGCGTGCTGGAGGGCCGGGCCGAGCTGCCGCCCTCCTCCCGGCCGCGCTCGCGCCTGGTGGACAGCCCCATGCACCGCCGCCTGCGGGCCGCGCTGGATCTGCTCGCGCCCCTGACCCTCACCGACCCCGATTCCGCTGACTTCAAGCCCGAGAACTGCCGGACCCTGCACGACGTGGTGCGCTACGCCCACGAGATGGGCATGCGGGAGATGTTCGGGCTCTGCGACTCCGCCGGGGATGACGACCTGCCCGTGGCCCGGCTCAAGGCGCAGATTCCGCTCATCCTCTACTGCGTGGACCTGGGCGGCGGCCTGCGCGAGAACCTGACCACCTGCGACGACATCACCCCGGACGACCTGCGCAGCGTGCCCATGCTGGCCGTGTGGCGCGGGTTCACGCACCCCGGCATCACCTGGTCCGGCACCATCGCCTTCGACGCCAAGAGCTTCATGACCCTCATGGCCTCCTCGGCCACCGCCGAGGTGGGCGGCGGCGCCCCCGGGGGGGACTCCTACGCCATGCTCGGCAGGGACTACCTGAACCTCTCGGCCCGCTTCGGCTACCACTTCGCCAACGTGGACGCCTTCTGCGGCGGCCAGCCGAGCCAGAACCACGTGACCCTGCGCTTCGCGGGCGGGGCGGGGGGCTTCACGGGCAAATGCCTGCGCGTGGCCTTCCTTTCCAGGGTGCTGGCCAGGCTGGGCTTCACGGTGGATGCCAGCGGCGACGTGCTGGACGGCTCCCTCAAGGGCGCGCCCCAACAGCAAACGGAGGACGCGCTGGACCAGCTGGGCCGCCTGCTGGCCTGCAGCAGGCTCCTGGACATGGCCATCACCGGGCAGGCCGAGGTCGAATCCATGGCCGAGGCCTTCCTGCGCGGCGATTACGACCTGCTGGCCAAGCGCAGGGAGAACCCCCTGCCGGAATTCCACTTGGCGCTGGGCGACTGGGAGTGCCTCCCGGATGGCGCGGGGCGCTGCGTCGCCAGGCAGGACGGCTCCGAGTGGGCCACGGGGCTCTCCAAGGGCCTGGCTTCGCTCATGGGCAGGCTCTCCGGCGGGCGCTACCAGCGCTTCCTGGACACCGTGGAGGCCTACTTCCACTTCCCGCTGGCCGTGGCCAAGGGTTCGGAGATGGGCGACGGCCGGGCCGCGCTGATGGTGCGGCCCGTGGCGGGCGTCATAGACCAGGCCGCCGGGCTGGCCTTCGCCGTGCGCAGCGCGGGAACCTACCTGGTGCTGCGCGTCAACGCCCTGGAGGACAACCTGATGCTCTTCGCCTTCAAGGACGGCCGCAGGACCGAACTGGCCAGCGCCCGCCTGCCCGTGGAAACCGGCCGCTGGCGCGAGTTGGCGGTTGAGGTGCGGGGCGGGGCCGTCACGGGGTTCGTGGACGGCAAGCCCTACATCGTCCACCACTTCGACCAGCCGCCCGTGGGCCTGGTTGGCCTGTGGTCCAAGGCGGATTCGGTGGCCGAGTTCGCCGAACTGACGCGATCGGGCGAAGGGATGGAGAAGCGCTATCTCGCCGCCGTGCCGCAGGAAGGCGCCGCCCCGGCGGAGACGGCCGGCCCCTCGGAGCAGAAGGCAACTTGA
- the chrA gene encoding chromate efflux transporter, with the protein MSEETATPRVPLKVAFLYWFQLGFINFGGPAGQIAMMHKNLVDTRGWISGQAFLRALNFCMLLPGPEAHQLAVYIGWRLNGRLGGAIAGLCFLLPSVALMLFLSWLAAAKGHVPAVAGVFHGIAAAVVAIVVEALFRLSKKSLRHPALYAFAGGSFILGQFFGVSFPMIVLMAGLGGMALARVRPDIFCQTRPGAKECLPEEPGDAAPLPPLTHVVKTVGAFAAIWAAVVLPVLACRGMPDTLSQIALFFSKAPFVTFGGAYAVLAYIVDHAVRLDWLTQTEMLLGLGLAETTPGPLIMVTQFVGFIAAWKQPGDLAPLAAGIAGGLLTTFTMFLPSFMFVFAGAPYIEAITADRRLGAALTGISGAVVGVVLKIGVYFAWHTFFPSGEADVFAMAVAVAALAALVRWKVSMHVLVGLSGAAGLMWQMIR; encoded by the coding sequence ATGAGCGAAGAGACAGCCACCCCCCGTGTCCCCTTGAAGGTGGCCTTCCTCTACTGGTTCCAGCTCGGGTTCATCAACTTCGGCGGCCCTGCCGGGCAGATCGCCATGATGCACAAGAACCTGGTGGATACGCGGGGCTGGATCAGCGGGCAGGCCTTCCTGCGGGCGCTCAACTTCTGCATGCTCCTGCCGGGTCCGGAGGCGCACCAATTGGCCGTGTACATCGGCTGGCGGCTCAACGGACGCCTGGGCGGGGCCATCGCCGGGCTGTGCTTTCTGCTGCCGTCCGTGGCGTTGATGCTGTTCCTCTCCTGGCTTGCCGCCGCGAAAGGGCACGTGCCCGCCGTGGCGGGCGTCTTCCACGGGATTGCGGCCGCCGTGGTGGCCATCGTGGTGGAGGCGCTGTTCCGGCTTTCAAAGAAGTCCCTCCGGCACCCGGCACTTTACGCTTTCGCGGGCGGCTCCTTCATCCTGGGGCAGTTCTTCGGCGTGTCCTTCCCCATGATCGTGCTGATGGCCGGTCTCGGAGGCATGGCCCTGGCGCGGGTCCGCCCGGACATCTTCTGCCAAACCCGCCCCGGCGCCAAGGAATGCCTGCCGGAAGAGCCCGGCGACGCCGCGCCGCTGCCCCCGCTGACGCACGTCGTGAAGACCGTGGGCGCCTTCGCGGCCATCTGGGCGGCCGTGGTGCTGCCGGTGCTGGCCTGCCGAGGCATGCCGGACACGCTTTCCCAGATCGCCCTCTTTTTCAGCAAGGCCCCTTTCGTCACCTTCGGCGGGGCCTACGCCGTCCTGGCCTACATCGTTGACCACGCGGTGCGGCTGGACTGGCTGACGCAGACGGAGATGCTGCTCGGCCTGGGCCTGGCCGAGACCACCCCCGGCCCCCTGATCATGGTGACGCAGTTCGTGGGCTTCATCGCGGCCTGGAAGCAGCCGGGGGACCTGGCCCCCCTGGCCGCCGGGATCGCAGGGGGCCTGCTCACCACCTTCACCATGTTCCTGCCGAGCTTCATGTTCGTGTTCGCGGGCGCGCCCTACATCGAGGCCATCACCGCCGACCGCAGGCTCGGCGCGGCCCTGACGGGCATATCGGGCGCGGTTGTGGGCGTGGTGCTCAAGATCGGCGTCTATTTCGCCTGGCACACGTTCTTTCCCTCGGGCGAAGCCGACGTTTTCGCCATGGCGGTGGCCGTGGCGGCCCTGGCCGCGCTCGTGCGCTGGAAGGTCTCCATGCACGTGCTCGTCGGTCTGAGCGGCGCGGCGGGACTCATGTGGCAAATGATCCGTTAA
- a CDS encoding cytochrome c3 family protein, with translation MRGNRMFAVAAVLAILAVLGVCGGDALQAKEKAGQTPPRVTAPAGMVRPSVSTAAVEGASFAGSQACKACHAKEFKEWSASGHANMLRPYDAGIVKGNFSGPELVFEGVEVEDADKNKVKIAPKVKAETRDGKCYVTLLDADSPANAQSYEVVEVLGSLWEQQYYLKVGDKVYPSPVRWVETDKQWRKNAFAPFWWAADGTPDGRPRKPEEMPAKQTVDYQCNGCHTTAFNAKKDEQGKYAFSRLEGGIGCEQCHGPGSKHVAAQGQGGILNPRKLGTWQQEQLCGQCHIRVNSKQDKDFAFPLGFRSGQTDLQDKVEFWSYSTRPANFWGNEDSRKNRQQYHDTMRSGHMAAGVTCSACHLDHATKHLSSSLKLPREQQCVGCHAAQKALYEGSVHASKGVVCVDCHMSKMGNRAGATQKTPKDPWDVSAHTMRVVTPEEADVFKMRSSCDKCHKDADRAAKGAALMESRQAVLKQVQKLQSSPAGGKAASTAVEKANLVLMDGSLGAHNPQKALQLLQASK, from the coding sequence ATGCGCGGAAACCGGATGTTCGCCGTGGCGGCGGTGCTGGCGATCCTGGCGGTGCTGGGAGTTTGCGGGGGTGACGCACTCCAGGCCAAGGAGAAGGCAGGCCAGACGCCCCCCAGGGTGACGGCCCCGGCCGGCATGGTCAGGCCGTCGGTGTCCACCGCGGCCGTCGAGGGGGCCTCGTTCGCAGGCTCCCAGGCCTGCAAGGCCTGCCACGCCAAGGAGTTCAAGGAGTGGTCCGCCTCGGGCCACGCCAACATGCTGCGGCCTTACGACGCGGGCATCGTTAAAGGGAATTTCTCGGGGCCTGAGCTGGTCTTCGAGGGGGTCGAGGTCGAGGACGCCGACAAGAACAAGGTCAAGATCGCACCCAAGGTGAAGGCCGAAACCAGGGACGGCAAGTGCTACGTCACGCTGCTGGACGCCGATTCCCCGGCCAACGCCCAGAGCTACGAGGTCGTCGAGGTGCTCGGCTCACTGTGGGAGCAGCAGTACTACCTCAAGGTCGGTGACAAGGTGTACCCCAGCCCGGTGCGCTGGGTGGAGACCGACAAGCAGTGGCGCAAGAACGCCTTCGCGCCCTTCTGGTGGGCCGCCGACGGCACCCCCGACGGCAGGCCCAGGAAGCCGGAGGAGATGCCCGCCAAGCAGACCGTGGACTACCAGTGCAACGGGTGCCACACCACCGCCTTCAACGCCAAGAAGGACGAGCAGGGCAAATACGCCTTCTCCCGCTTGGAAGGCGGCATCGGCTGCGAGCAGTGCCACGGCCCCGGCTCCAAGCACGTGGCCGCACAGGGCCAGGGCGGCATCCTCAACCCCCGCAAGCTGGGCACCTGGCAACAGGAGCAGCTCTGCGGCCAGTGCCACATCCGCGTGAACAGCAAGCAGGACAAGGACTTCGCCTTCCCCCTGGGCTTCAGGAGCGGCCAAACCGACCTCCAGGACAAGGTCGAGTTCTGGAGCTACTCCACCAGGCCCGCCAACTTCTGGGGCAACGAGGACTCCAGGAAGAACCGCCAGCAATACCACGACACCATGCGCTCCGGGCACATGGCCGCCGGGGTGACCTGCTCCGCGTGCCACCTGGACCACGCCACCAAGCACCTGAGCTCAAGCCTCAAGCTCCCCAGGGAACAGCAGTGCGTGGGCTGCCACGCCGCCCAGAAAGCCCTGTATGAGGGCAGCGTCCATGCGTCCAAAGGGGTCGTCTGCGTGGACTGCCACATGTCCAAGATGGGCAACCGGGCCGGGGCCACGCAAAAGACCCCGAAGGACCCGTGGGACGTCTCGGCCCACACCATGCGGGTTGTGACTCCTGAAGAGGCCGACGTGTTCAAGATGCGCTCCAGCTGCGACAAGTGCCACAAGGACGCGGACCGGGCCGCGAAGGGGGCGGCGCTGATGGAGTCACGGCAGGCAGTGCTCAAGCAGGTCCAGAAGCTCCAGTCCTCTCCTGCGGGTGGCAAGGCGGCGTCCACAGCCGTGGAGAAGGCGAATCTGGTTCTGATGGACGGGTCCCTGGGCGCCCACAACCCGCAGAAGGCCCTCCAACTGCTGCAAGCCTCGAAGTAG
- a CDS encoding nitrous oxide reductase accessory protein NosL, which yields MKKVIRFVPLVLGLLLLASAALAQPAEPKLPPPGKTDKCPACGMFVAKYKDWLAYAVLTDGKTLYFDGPKDMFRFVADPGHYLPGFKKEQIADLYVSEFYSLKPIPAQAAFYVAGSDTYGPMGQELVPLASQADAEAFRKDHKGKRVLRYGDITPALLKALD from the coding sequence ATGAAGAAAGTCATTCGCTTTGTGCCTCTGGTTCTTGGTCTGCTGCTCCTGGCCTCCGCCGCTCTCGCCCAGCCCGCCGAGCCGAAGCTCCCTCCGCCGGGCAAGACCGACAAGTGCCCGGCCTGCGGCATGTTCGTGGCCAAGTACAAGGATTGGCTGGCCTACGCGGTGCTCACGGACGGCAAGACCCTCTACTTCGACGGCCCCAAGGACATGTTCCGCTTCGTGGCCGACCCGGGCCATTACCTGCCCGGCTTCAAGAAGGAGCAGATTGCGGACCTGTACGTGAGCGAATTCTATTCCCTGAAGCCCATCCCCGCGCAGGCGGCCTTCTACGTGGCGGGCAGCGACACGTACGGCCCCATGGGGCAGGAGCTTGTGCCCCTGGCCAGCCAGGCCGACGCCGAGGCTTTCCGCAAGGATCACAAGGGCAAACGCGTTCTGCGCTACGGCGACATCACCCCGGCCCTGCTCAAGGCTCTGGACTGA